One window of the Bernardetia sp. genome contains the following:
- a CDS encoding S8 family serine peptidase: MKSKQLLFTVIITFFCTGLFSKTLAQTSERLVYFTDKNGTAFSTSRPLEFLTQRAVDRREKQGIEITEQDLPVNAEYVAELKNLGAVVPYTIKWFNAAIVVADEATFTEISNLSFVEKIDRIVYNENSNQITRISATCDIENPNEEDCQEIYVADLKEIEENEENFNYGNSLAQIQMLGADKMHEQGYLGQGVHIAVLDGGFTNANTLSAFTHADISFVYDVVGNGQNVYQGSSHGTKVLSAMLSKIEGQLIGTAPEATYHLFRTENASSSYEKPIEEAFWAVGAEKADSLGVDIIQSSLGYYDFENPSYNYTHEDLDGKTALISRAAQIASEKGIVVVTSAGNSGNDSWGKISFPADAEGVLAVGAVDVNGEIANFSSRGNTADGRIKPDVMAMGSGTVLWNEQDRLITGSGTSYAAPLVAGLIAGFMQQNPDLTAQEIMTIVRRAGDSYFDANSEYGYGIPTFKRLNDIILSNEGLTNENSQVRIFPNPVKSSLKIEIDENLFTTNQELHLAIYNLQGKIILQDVLTSSKSEIEFPTVPKGMYIIHIEGQNYQGTIKMLKD; encoded by the coding sequence ATGAAATCAAAACAATTACTCTTTACAGTTATTATAACTTTCTTCTGTACTGGACTCTTCTCCAAAACACTTGCCCAAACTTCGGAGCGTTTGGTGTACTTCACAGATAAAAACGGAACTGCATTCTCTACCAGTCGTCCGTTAGAATTTCTTACACAGAGAGCTGTTGATAGAAGAGAAAAACAAGGCATTGAAATAACAGAGCAAGATTTGCCTGTAAATGCAGAGTATGTTGCTGAACTAAAAAATTTGGGAGCAGTTGTTCCTTATACTATCAAGTGGTTTAATGCTGCCATTGTAGTAGCAGACGAGGCTACTTTTACAGAAATTTCAAACCTTTCTTTTGTAGAAAAAATAGATAGAATAGTTTACAACGAAAACTCAAACCAAATAACTAGAATTTCTGCCACTTGCGATATAGAGAACCCAAATGAGGAAGACTGCCAAGAAATTTATGTAGCAGACCTTAAAGAGATAGAAGAGAATGAAGAAAACTTCAACTACGGAAATTCTTTAGCTCAAATACAAATGTTAGGAGCAGATAAAATGCATGAGCAAGGATATTTAGGACAAGGAGTTCATATTGCCGTTTTGGATGGAGGTTTTACGAATGCGAATACACTTTCAGCCTTTACTCATGCCGATATTTCTTTTGTGTATGATGTTGTAGGAAATGGGCAAAATGTGTATCAAGGCTCTTCTCACGGAACAAAAGTACTTTCTGCTATGCTCTCAAAAATTGAAGGACAACTCATAGGAACTGCTCCAGAAGCAACATATCATCTGTTTAGAACAGAAAATGCTAGTAGTAGTTATGAGAAGCCTATTGAAGAAGCATTTTGGGCTGTAGGGGCAGAAAAAGCTGATAGTTTGGGCGTAGATATTATCCAATCTTCACTAGGTTACTATGATTTTGAGAATCCATCTTATAATTATACTCACGAAGATTTAGATGGAAAAACAGCTCTTATTTCAAGAGCAGCACAAATAGCAAGCGAAAAAGGAATTGTAGTGGTTACAAGTGCTGGAAATAGTGGGAATGATTCTTGGGGGAAAATTTCGTTTCCTGCAGATGCAGAAGGAGTATTGGCAGTAGGCGCAGTAGATGTAAACGGAGAAATTGCTAATTTTTCTTCTCGTGGAAATACTGCTGATGGAAGAATTAAACCTGATGTAATGGCAATGGGTTCAGGAACAGTACTTTGGAACGAACAAGACCGTCTGATTACTGGAAGTGGAACTTCGTATGCAGCTCCTCTTGTAGCTGGCTTGATTGCTGGTTTTATGCAACAAAATCCTGACCTTACAGCACAAGAAATTATGACGATTGTTCGCCGTGCTGGAGATAGTTATTTTGATGCTAATTCAGAATACGGATATGGTATTCCAACTTTCAAAAGACTTAATGATATTATTTTGAGTAATGAAGGTTTGACAAATGAAAACTCACAGGTTCGTATTTTTCCAAATCCTGTTAAGAGTAGTCTGAAAATAGAAATTGACGAAAACCTCTTTACTACCAACCAAGAGCTACATCTTGCAATATACAATCTTCAAGGAAAAATAATTTTACAAGATGTTTTAACTTCTAGTAAAAGTGAAATTGAATTTCCTACTGTTCCAAAAGGAATGTATATCATTCATATAGAAGGACAAAATTATCAAGGAACTATAAAAATGTTGAAAGATTAG
- a CDS encoding tetratricopeptide repeat protein, with amino-acid sequence MISNSRREEPSVSIAEFERLIQAGESFFFEIDTYEFLLEHYRKTADLDKVFSVCQIARSQHPFSVNFIVEEARAHIVNNDFDKAQHTIEEAEALQPFEIEVQVTKAWILQECFKFDEAADIYKKVLPLTDSKEKDEILYQIGSCYQAKNDLKTAIQYYKETLIANKGHKEALYELAFCYDELDNLEGSISFYKQFIDNDPYSVEAWYNLGLIQMRLSLYRDAITSFDYASIIEDGFSSAFFNKGNCHMNLGQYEEALNCFLTTSKLEQPTAELFTHIGAAYQKLERFAEALNFYRKALEFDQEYEMAAFGVGECMEEQERWKEAVHFYQKSLKNNKNIGHAWFGKARCEYQLGNMISCMEAYDNASRILSENVDVWLSWSHVYYKEGWYDKAIAITEEALEIIPESAELLYRYVAYLMGGGKYKAAVMALENAILIAPEKKNYILEFFTDLNTQKAIYKIIEQLEN; translated from the coding sequence ATGATAAGTAATTCAAGAAGAGAAGAACCTAGTGTTTCGATAGCCGAATTTGAACGCTTAATACAAGCAGGAGAAAGTTTTTTCTTTGAGATTGATACGTATGAATTTCTTTTGGAACATTATCGCAAAACAGCAGACTTAGATAAAGTCTTTTCAGTTTGTCAGATTGCACGTTCTCAACATCCTTTTTCAGTAAATTTTATTGTTGAAGAGGCAAGGGCGCATATTGTAAACAATGATTTTGATAAAGCACAGCATACTATCGAAGAAGCTGAAGCTCTACAACCTTTCGAAATTGAAGTACAAGTAACTAAAGCATGGATTCTTCAAGAGTGTTTTAAGTTTGATGAGGCTGCCGATATTTATAAAAAAGTGTTACCTCTTACAGATAGTAAAGAAAAAGATGAAATCTTATATCAGATTGGAAGCTGCTATCAAGCAAAAAACGACCTCAAAACAGCTATTCAATACTACAAAGAAACACTAATAGCAAACAAAGGACACAAAGAAGCCTTATATGAGCTTGCCTTTTGTTATGATGAGTTGGATAATTTGGAGGGTAGCATAAGTTTTTATAAACAGTTTATAGATAATGACCCTTATTCTGTAGAAGCGTGGTACAATTTAGGGCTTATTCAGATGCGCTTATCACTTTATAGAGACGCCATTACTTCTTTTGATTATGCTTCTATTATTGAAGATGGTTTTTCGTCTGCCTTTTTCAATAAAGGCAACTGCCACATGAATTTAGGACAATATGAGGAAGCTCTAAACTGTTTTTTAACTACTTCAAAACTAGAACAACCCACAGCCGAACTCTTCACACACATTGGGGCAGCCTATCAGAAATTAGAACGCTTTGCAGAAGCTCTCAACTTTTATAGAAAAGCACTAGAGTTTGACCAAGAATATGAAATGGCAGCCTTTGGTGTAGGAGAATGTATGGAGGAGCAAGAGCGTTGGAAAGAAGCCGTTCATTTTTATCAAAAATCTCTCAAAAACAATAAAAATATTGGTCATGCGTGGTTTGGAAAAGCTCGTTGTGAGTACCAACTTGGCAATATGATTTCGTGTATGGAAGCCTACGACAATGCATCAAGGATTTTGAGCGAGAATGTAGATGTGTGGCTCTCGTGGTCGCATGTATATTACAAAGAAGGGTGGTACGATAAAGCTATTGCCATTACAGAAGAAGCCTTAGAAATCATTCCCGAATCAGCTGAACTTCTCTATCGTTATGTAGCCTATCTGATGGGGGGAGGAAAATATAAAGCTGCCGTAATGGCTCTTGAAAATGCTATCTTGATAGCCCCAGAAAAGAAAAATTATATCTTGGAGTTTTTTACAGACCTCAACACTCAAAAAGCTATCTATAAAATTATTGAACAGTTAGAAAACTAA